From the genome of Thermoproteales archaeon:
TCAAATACATATTTGCGAACGTATCGGTTATCATACCAGTAGTATTCTCTATGAACGTCGCAGATGCTGTCCTTACTGAAGCTGGCCTAAGCTTCTTAGGTCTGGGAGTCCCTGCGCCCATTCCCGATTGGGGATTTGACTTAAAAAATGGCCAGCGAAACTTTCTAGCAGGCTATTGGTGGATTTCAGCGTTTCCAGGGTTTATGATAGTATTGCTAGCATTAGGCTTTAGCTTGCTAGGCGAGGGGTTGAACGAGCTTTTAAATCCTGAGAGGCGATAGTTATGGTTCTGATGGAAATACAAAATCTCAAAACGTATTACTTCCTTCCTGACTATGTGATAAAAGCAGTTGACGGAGTCTCGATGAAAATCGAGGAAGGCGAGATTATAGGCTTGGTAGGCGAATCTGGCTCGGGAAAATCGACGCTTGGGCTATCTATACTAAAGCTTGTTCCTCCTCCTGGAAGAATAGTGGATGGGCATATTTTATTCGAGGGTTTAGATTTGACGACTCTAGGGGAGGAGGAAATTGAGAAGATTAGAGGCGCTAAAATTTCAATGGTATTCCAGGATCCTTTGACCTCGCTGGACCCTCTAATGCGGGTTGGTGATCAGCTTGTAGAAACTATACTCGCGCATCGTGATGTTTCGAAAGAAGAAGCTGTCAAAATGGCTAAAGAGTATTTAGAAATGGTGGGTATTCCAAGAGATAGGTTTTACGATTATCCCCACCAGTTTAGCGGTGGTATGAGGCAGAGAGCAATGATTGCCATGGCTGTTTCAACCCAGCCTAAGCTTTTAATAGCTGACGAGCCGACCACGGCCTTAGATGTTATAGTTCAAGCTCAGATAATGAGATTGTTCGAAAAGCTTCGAGATGAACTAAATCTTTCAATAATATTAATCACTCACGATATAAGCGTCGCTATGGAAATAGCAGATAAGATAGGAGTGATGTATGCTGGGCAGCTTGTGGAATTTGCTTCAAGCTATGAAATTTATAAAAATCCGCTGCATCCATACACTAAAGGCTTGATGGAAGCAGTTCCAAATATAGAGCTTGAAGATATGAAGCTAAACTATATTCCCGGCAATCCTCCTGACCTATTCAATCTACCAAGCGGATGTAGATTCCATCCACGGTGTAGTCGTGTTATGGAAGCTTGTAAAAGTAGAGAGGCAAAGGAAACTTGGGTAGATAATCACATGGTGAGGTGTTTGCTATATGAGTGAGATTATACGCGTGGAAGATTTGGTAAAGTATTTTCCGGTAGAGCGTAGCTTTATAGAGCGCCTACTTACCCGCGAAAGAAAGTGGGTTCACGCAGTAGATGGAATATCCTTCACCATTAGAAAAGGAGAAATATTCACTATTGCGGGAGAAACTGGCTGTGGTAAAACCACGACAGGACGATTAATACTACGCTTAATAGACCCAACATCCGGTAGAATATTCTTTGATAATATTGAAATAACTAAGCTTCGTGGATCCCAGTTAAGGCCTTTAAGGCGTAGAATTCAGCCCATATTCCAAGACCCCTATGCTTCGCTTAATCCTAGAATGAAAATAGGCGACGCCGTTAAGCATCCACTAGAGATACATGGCATAGCGGAGGGAAAGGAAGCTAAGGAAATGGCATTGGATATGCTGGCTAAAGTTGGCTTAGTTCCTCCTGAAAGATTCTATAACACTTATCCTAGGGATTTAAGCGGCGGTCAGAGGCAGAGAGTGGCTATAGCGAGAGCTATGATTCTCAAGCCAGAGTTCATCGTGGCTGACGAGCCTGTATCCATGATAGACGTGTCGTTGAAAGCTTCTATACTTAAGCTAATGCTGCAATTTAAAGAGGAACTTGGTTTAACCTACCTGTTCATTACGCATGAGCTTGCTGTAGCCAAGTATATAAGCGATAGAATAGCAATCATGTATCTTGGCAAGATAGTAGAGCTCGGCCCAGCCAGGGATATTCTCACAGAGCCTAAACACCCGTATACTAAAGCTCTTCTCGCAGCAGTTCCCGTCCCAAATCCAGAGAGGAGAGGCAGAGGTATACCGATCCGAGGCGAAGTTCCTCCATCGCCCATAGAAATACCAGAGGGTTGCCGCTTTAATCCCAGATGCCCATATGCGGACGAGATATGCAAGAAAGAAGAACCAAAACTGCAAGAGGTTAGCCCAGGGCATCTAGTGGCATGCCACTTTGTCGAAGAAATAAGCTAACTATTTTATTTTAATTTAGCAGAAATAATATTTTGAGGTTTAAAAATAATAGATGCATGGTCAAGCTTCCGGATAAGTTCTTAGAATAGAACTACTACCCTAGGCGTATGCTTATCGAGCAAATGATAAAAGGTGAAGTTAGAGATTATTCCCGTTTCTTTCTAGAATTTACGAAGCATAACCCTGTTTTATGCACGGCTGCTTTAGACGAGAACAACAAGGTTGAAATAAATGGGAAAGTGGTAGGAGTTGGATACGTGGTGAAAAAGAAACATTTAAAAAAGTATATAGAAATTTTCGAGAACCATCTTCAAAAACGGATATCGCATACGAGAAGGTGAAAGGCAACAAGCAAGAGTTGAATAGGTTATATGAGGAACATTCTAAGAGAGGGTTAAGGCTTTTACTCGAGCATATCTATCTCGAGCGCGGAAAGGCTGAGGAAATTATAGATTTTGAAAAATTAGCAACTGTGGAGCTTGCTAAGAGAATTCCGCATTCTTCAAAACATACTTGGAAACTTGTTCAGAGAAACAAAAGTGCGTGTATAGTATTTTTCCAGCCTCCGTCCATAAGCTATGAACTGAAAGGTTTGCTATCAGTGCATGAGAATGATGATTATCACAAGTTTGTCACCTTAGTTCATGACGCTTATCACTATACGCCACCAGAATTTAGAAGCGATCGACCAGCATATATTTTTCATGTACTCGAAGTATACGATAATAGCCCATCTATGCATGGATTTGGGAAAAGGATAGCATAAAATAGTAAATAATACAATATATAATAGTAATCGTTGAATTATTGTAGTACCTTATATCAGTTTTGCAAGTCAACTTCATGTTCGTTGCGATCTTTTCGAAATCATTATATATAATTAGGAAATATGGAATATCTATGTCTTGGGTTCGAGAATTTTTCGATGAAATATACTTGGAAACTTACAAACCATTCCTTACAGAGGAGAGAAACAAGAGAGAAGCAGAGTTAATAGCAAAGCTGTTAGATTTAAAGCGTGGAGAAAAGGTTCTAGATGTTGCATGCGGACATGGTAGACATTCTATACTCTTGGCTAAAATGGGCTATGTGGTTACGGGCGTAGATATAACGCCACTATTTA
Proteins encoded in this window:
- a CDS encoding ABC transporter ATP-binding protein, giving the protein MVLMEIQNLKTYYFLPDYVIKAVDGVSMKIEEGEIIGLVGESGSGKSTLGLSILKLVPPPGRIVDGHILFEGLDLTTLGEEEIEKIRGAKISMVFQDPLTSLDPLMRVGDQLVETILAHRDVSKEEAVKMAKEYLEMVGIPRDRFYDYPHQFSGGMRQRAMIAMAVSTQPKLLIADEPTTALDVIVQAQIMRLFEKLRDELNLSIILITHDISVAMEIADKIGVMYAGQLVEFASSYEIYKNPLHPYTKGLMEAVPNIELEDMKLNYIPGNPPDLFNLPSGCRFHPRCSRVMEACKSREAKETWVDNHMVRCLLYE
- a CDS encoding ABC transporter ATP-binding protein; this encodes MSEIIRVEDLVKYFPVERSFIERLLTRERKWVHAVDGISFTIRKGEIFTIAGETGCGKTTTGRLILRLIDPTSGRIFFDNIEITKLRGSQLRPLRRRIQPIFQDPYASLNPRMKIGDAVKHPLEIHGIAEGKEAKEMALDMLAKVGLVPPERFYNTYPRDLSGGQRQRVAIARAMILKPEFIVADEPVSMIDVSLKASILKLMLQFKEELGLTYLFITHELAVAKYISDRIAIMYLGKIVELGPARDILTEPKHPYTKALLAAVPVPNPERRGRGIPIRGEVPPSPIEIPEGCRFNPRCPYADEICKKEEPKLQEVSPGHLVACHFVEEIS